A window of Streptomyces gilvosporeus contains these coding sequences:
- a CDS encoding mannose-1-phosphate guanyltransferase, whose protein sequence is MKAVVMAGGEGTRLRPMTSSMPKPLLPVANRPIMEHVLRLLKRHGLTETVVTVQFLASLVKNYFGDGEELGMELTYANEEKPLGTAGSVKNAEAALKDDAFLVISGDALTDFDLSDLIRFHKEKGALVTVCLTRVPNPLEFGITIVDEGGRVERFLEKPTWGQVFSDTVNTGIYVMEPEVFDYFEPDVPVDWSGDVFPQLMKEGKPIYGYVAEGYWEDVGTHESYVKAQADVLEGKVDVEIDGFEISPGVWVAEGAEVHPDATLRGPLYIGDYAKVEAGVEIREHTVVGSNVVVKSGAFLHKAVVHDNVYVGQHSNLRGCVIGKNTDIMRAARIEDGAVIGDECLIGEESIVQGNVRVYPFKTIEAGAFVNTSVIWESRGQAHLFGARGVSGILNVEITPELAVRLAGAYATTLKKGSTVTTARDHSRGARALKRAVISALQASAIDVRDLENVPLPVARQQTARGSAGGIMVRTTPGVPDSVDIMFFDERGADLSQAGQRKLDRVYARQEYRRAFPGEIGDLRFPASVFDSYTGSVLRAVDTTGIADSGLKVVVDASNGSAGLVLPSLLGRLGVDSLTINPGLDESRPTETAEAKRSGLVRLGEIVASARAAFGVRFDPVGERLSLVDERGRIIEDDRALLVMLDLVAAERRSGRVALPVTTTRIAEQVAAYHGTQVEWTTTSPDDLTRVGRMEGTVFGGDGLGGFIIPEFSSVFDGAAAFVTLIGLVARTQLTLSKIDARIPRAHVLRRDLATPWAVKGLVMRHVVEAAGDREVDTTDGVRVVETDGRWVLVLPDPAEAVTHLWAEGPDDASAQQLLDEWSAVVDSAGR, encoded by the coding sequence ATGAAGGCCGTTGTGATGGCGGGCGGCGAAGGCACTCGACTTCGCCCCATGACGTCGAGCATGCCGAAGCCGCTGCTGCCCGTGGCCAATAGGCCCATCATGGAGCATGTGCTGCGGCTGCTGAAACGGCATGGTCTCACCGAGACCGTCGTGACCGTGCAATTCCTTGCCTCGCTCGTCAAAAACTATTTCGGTGACGGGGAAGAGCTCGGAATGGAGCTCACATACGCCAACGAGGAAAAGCCGCTGGGCACCGCGGGGAGCGTGAAGAACGCGGAGGCGGCCCTCAAGGACGATGCTTTTCTCGTCATCTCGGGTGACGCTCTCACCGACTTCGATCTCTCCGATCTGATCCGCTTCCACAAGGAAAAGGGCGCTCTGGTCACCGTCTGCCTCACCAGGGTTCCCAATCCGCTGGAGTTCGGCATCACCATCGTCGACGAGGGCGGTCGGGTCGAGCGGTTCCTGGAAAAGCCCACCTGGGGCCAGGTCTTCTCGGACACCGTCAACACGGGCATCTACGTGATGGAGCCGGAGGTCTTCGACTACTTCGAGCCGGATGTTCCCGTGGACTGGTCCGGCGATGTCTTCCCGCAGCTCATGAAGGAAGGCAAGCCGATTTACGGTTATGTCGCCGAGGGCTACTGGGAGGATGTCGGCACCCACGAGAGCTATGTCAAGGCGCAGGCGGATGTGCTCGAAGGCAAGGTCGACGTCGAAATCGACGGCTTCGAGATCTCGCCGGGCGTATGGGTGGCCGAGGGTGCGGAGGTGCATCCCGATGCGACGCTGCGGGGGCCGCTGTACATCGGTGACTACGCCAAGGTCGAGGCCGGTGTGGAGATCCGTGAGCACACGGTCGTCGGCTCCAATGTCGTCGTCAAGAGCGGCGCCTTTCTGCACAAGGCCGTGGTCCACGACAACGTCTACGTCGGTCAGCACAGCAATCTGCGTGGCTGTGTGATCGGCAAGAACACCGACATCATGCGGGCCGCGCGGATCGAGGACGGCGCGGTCATCGGTGACGAGTGTCTGATCGGTGAGGAGTCGATCGTCCAGGGGAACGTGCGGGTCTATCCGTTCAAGACCATCGAGGCCGGCGCGTTCGTCAATACGTCGGTGATCTGGGAGTCCCGCGGCCAGGCGCATCTGTTCGGGGCGCGTGGGGTGTCCGGAATCCTGAACGTCGAGATCACTCCGGAGCTGGCGGTGCGGCTTGCGGGTGCGTATGCCACGACGCTCAAGAAGGGGTCGACCGTCACCACCGCCCGTGACCACTCCCGTGGTGCGCGGGCGCTCAAGCGCGCGGTGATCTCCGCGCTGCAGGCCAGCGCCATCGATGTCAGGGATCTCGAGAACGTTCCGCTTCCGGTCGCCCGTCAGCAGACCGCCCGGGGCAGCGCAGGCGGCATCATGGTCCGAACGACGCCGGGGGTGCCGGACTCCGTCGACATCATGTTCTTCGACGAGCGGGGCGCTGACCTGTCGCAGGCCGGGCAGCGCAAGCTCGACCGGGTCTACGCCCGTCAGGAGTACCGTCGCGCCTTCCCCGGCGAGATCGGTGATCTGCGTTTCCCGGCGAGCGTCTTCGACTCGTACACCGGATCCGTCCTGCGGGCCGTGGACACCACGGGTATCGCCGACTCCGGGCTCAAGGTCGTCGTGGATGCGTCCAACGGAAGCGCCGGTCTCGTGCTGCCCAGTCTGCTGGGACGGCTCGGCGTCGACTCGCTGACGATCAATCCCGGTCTCGACGAGTCGCGGCCGACCGAGACGGCCGAGGCCAAGCGCTCCGGCCTGGTGCGGCTCGGTGAGATCGTGGCGTCCGCGCGGGCGGCCTTCGGGGTGCGCTTCGACCCCGTGGGCGAGCGGCTGTCCCTGGTGGACGAGCGCGGCCGGATCATCGAGGACGACCGTGCGCTGCTGGTGATGCTGGATCTGGTGGCGGCCGAGCGGCGCAGTGGGCGGGTGGCGCTGCCGGTGACCACGACCCGGATCGCCGAGCAGGTGGCTGCGTATCACGGGACCCAGGTGGAGTGGACGACCACCTCGCCCGACGATCTGACCCGGGTGGGGCGGATGGAGGGCACGGTTTTCGGCGGTGACGGGCTGGGCGGGTTCATCATCCCCGAGTTCAGCAGCGTCTTCGACGGCGCGGCCGCGTTCGTCACGCTGATCGGCCTGGTGGCCCGTACGCAGCTCACGCTCAGCAAGATCGATGCGCGGATCCCCCGGGCGCATGTCCTGCGCCGCGATCTCGCCACGCCGTGGGCGGTCAAGGGGCTGGTCATGCGGCATGTGGTCGAGGCGGCTGGTGACCGGGAGGTGGACACCACCGACGGTGTGCGGGTCGTGGAGACCGACGGCCGCTGGGTGCTGGTGCTGCCCGACCCGGCCGAGGCGGTCACGCACCTGTGGGCGGAGGGGCCGGACGATGCCTCCGCCCAGCAGCTGCTGGACGAGTGGTCGGCCGTGGTGGACAGCGCCGGACGATGA
- the ptsP gene encoding phosphoenolpyruvate--protein phosphotransferase encodes MEQTLRGVGVSHGVAIGEVRHMGTAVLEPPAKQIPAQDAEREQGRARQAVEAVAADLIARGNLAGGEAQHVLEAQAMMAQDPELMADVERRVAVGSTAERAVYDAFAAYRALLAGAGEYLAGRVADLDDVRNRIVARLLGVPMPGVPDSDEPYVLIARDLAPADTALLDPGLVLGFVTEEGGPTSHSAILARALGVPAVVALPGAGEIAEGTVIAVDGSTGEVFIEPDADKQAALEQAAAERKAALAASSGPGATSDGHKVPLLANVGGPGDVAAAVEAGAEGVGLFRTEFLFLDDSKKAPSEDKQVEAYRKVLEAFPEGRVVVRVLDAGADKPLDFLTPADEPNPALGVRGLRTLLDHPDVLRTQLAALARAAEGLPVYLEVMAPMVADRIDARAFADACREAGLQAKFGAMVEIPSAALRARSILQEVEFLSLGTNDLAQYTFAADRQVGAVSRLQDPWQPALLDLVAASAEAAKAEGKSCGVCGEAASDPLLACVLTGLGVTSLSMGAASIPYVRATLAKHTLAQCERAAAAARAADTADDARAAAQAVLSGE; translated from the coding sequence ATGGAGCAGACCCTGCGGGGCGTCGGTGTGAGCCACGGTGTGGCCATAGGCGAGGTGCGGCACATGGGTACGGCGGTGCTGGAGCCGCCGGCCAAGCAGATCCCGGCGCAGGACGCGGAGCGCGAGCAGGGGCGGGCCCGCCAGGCCGTCGAGGCTGTTGCGGCCGATCTGATCGCGCGGGGGAACCTGGCGGGTGGTGAGGCGCAGCATGTGCTTGAGGCGCAGGCCATGATGGCGCAGGACCCCGAGCTGATGGCGGATGTGGAGCGGCGGGTCGCGGTGGGCAGCACCGCCGAGCGGGCCGTGTATGACGCGTTCGCGGCGTACCGGGCGCTGCTGGCGGGGGCCGGCGAGTATCTCGCCGGGCGCGTCGCGGATCTCGATGATGTCCGCAACCGCATCGTCGCGCGCCTGCTGGGTGTGCCGATGCCGGGCGTGCCGGACAGCGATGAGCCGTATGTGCTGATCGCCCGGGATCTGGCGCCGGCCGATACGGCGTTGCTGGACCCGGGGCTGGTGCTGGGCTTTGTCACGGAAGAGGGCGGGCCCACCAGTCACAGCGCGATTCTTGCGCGGGCGCTGGGGGTGCCGGCCGTGGTGGCGCTGCCGGGTGCCGGGGAGATCGCCGAGGGCACCGTGATCGCGGTGGACGGCAGCACCGGTGAGGTGTTCATCGAGCCGGATGCGGACAAGCAGGCGGCGCTGGAGCAGGCCGCGGCGGAGCGAAAGGCGGCGCTGGCGGCTTCGTCCGGTCCGGGTGCGACGTCCGACGGGCACAAGGTGCCGTTGCTGGCGAATGTCGGCGGGCCCGGGGATGTGGCCGCCGCGGTGGAGGCCGGGGCGGAGGGTGTCGGTCTCTTCCGTACCGAGTTCCTGTTCCTGGACGACAGCAAGAAGGCGCCGTCGGAGGACAAGCAGGTCGAGGCGTACCGCAAGGTGCTGGAGGCCTTCCCCGAGGGGCGGGTGGTCGTGCGGGTGCTGGATGCCGGTGCGGACAAGCCGCTGGACTTCCTCACGCCGGCCGATGAGCCGAACCCGGCGCTGGGTGTGCGGGGGCTGCGGACGCTGCTGGACCACCCGGATGTGCTGCGCACGCAGCTGGCCGCGCTGGCCAGGGCGGCCGAGGGGCTGCCGGTGTATCTCGAGGTCATGGCCCCGATGGTGGCGGACCGGATCGACGCCAGGGCGTTCGCGGATGCGTGCCGGGAGGCCGGACTTCAGGCGAAGTTCGGCGCGATGGTGGAGATTCCGTCCGCGGCTCTTCGGGCGCGGTCGATTCTGCAAGAGGTGGAGTTCCTTTCGCTGGGGACCAATGACCTGGCGCAGTACACCTTTGCGGCCGACCGTCAGGTGGGTGCGGTGTCGCGGTTGCAGGATCCGTGGCAGCCGGCGCTGCTGGATCTGGTGGCGGCTTCGGCCGAGGCCGCGAAGGCCGAGGGCAAGAGCTGTGGCGTCTGCGGTGAGGCGGCCTCCGATCCGCTGTTGGCGTGTGTGCTGACGGGGCTCGGTGTCACCAGCCTTTCGATGGGTGCGGCGTCGATTCCGTATGTGCGGGCGACGCTGGCGAAGCACACGCTGGCGCAGTGTGAGCGTGCGGCGGCCGCGGCGCGGGCCGCGGACACCGCCGATGATGCGCGGGCCGCTGCGCAGGCGGTGCTGTCCGGGGAGTAG
- a CDS encoding CDP-alcohol phosphatidyltransferase family protein, translating to MEVQETRVQTDRVLTIPNILSMARLVGVPVFLWLILWPEFGGPNADPWALLVLALSGVSDYLDGKLARRWNQISSLGRILDPAADRLYILSTLVGLTWREILPFWLTAALLARELMLLIAVGFLGRHGYGPPQVNFLGKAATFNLMYAFPLLLLSGGSTWLHSLATIFGWAFAGWGTALYWWAGILYVVQVRRLIRADATAD from the coding sequence GTGGAGGTCCAGGAGACGCGGGTACAGACGGATCGCGTCCTCACCATCCCGAACATTCTGAGCATGGCGCGCCTCGTCGGCGTGCCGGTGTTCCTGTGGTTGATCCTGTGGCCGGAATTCGGCGGCCCGAACGCCGATCCCTGGGCGTTGCTGGTGCTCGCGCTGAGCGGCGTCAGCGATTATCTGGACGGGAAGCTCGCTCGGCGCTGGAACCAGATCAGCAGCCTCGGCCGGATCCTCGACCCGGCGGCCGACCGGCTGTACATCCTCTCCACCCTCGTCGGTCTGACATGGCGTGAGATCCTGCCGTTCTGGCTCACCGCGGCACTGTTGGCGCGGGAACTGATGCTGCTGATCGCGGTCGGATTCCTGGGGCGTCACGGGTATGGCCCTCCCCAGGTGAACTTTCTGGGCAAAGCGGCTACGTTCAACTTGATGTATGCCTTCCCGTTGCTCCTGCTGAGCGGCGGAAGCACCTGGCTTCACTCCCTCGCTACTATTTTCGGTTGGGCGTTCGCGGGATGGGGTACGGCGCTGTATTGGTGGGCAGGGATCCTCTACGTGGTCCAGGTCCGCCGGCTCATCAGGGCGGACGCCACGGCCGACTGA
- a CDS encoding DUF881 domain-containing protein, which produces MSQQRPDRSTPRKPAARPDASMSLLTNVMDHSLDDGYAEAAARKSAAGVSGLPRTLRAKLGLATGLVLAAVVVTVGAAQARISAPTLAKEREELIHRIQKGTSAADTQQKRVDATRDAVSRMQHEALKTHGGDKVDLLALLSGSTEVTGPGVKLVVDDAKDAESTGGGPRESSGFSDTGRVRDRDMQRVVNGLWESGAEAVSVNGQRLTSLSAIRAAGDAILVDNKPLVPPYTVLAVGDGQRLSTAFQTSADGQYLRVLQENYGVRTKISAEGELTLPPAPSLTVRTAKPQAGAAKADGADIGKGTS; this is translated from the coding sequence ATGTCGCAGCAGCGCCCCGATCGGAGCACTCCCAGGAAGCCGGCCGCGCGCCCCGACGCGTCGATGTCGCTGCTGACCAATGTGATGGATCACAGCCTCGACGACGGGTATGCGGAGGCCGCGGCGCGCAAATCCGCCGCGGGCGTCAGCGGTCTGCCGCGCACTCTGCGCGCAAAGTTGGGCCTGGCCACTGGTCTCGTCCTGGCGGCCGTGGTGGTCACGGTCGGTGCCGCTCAGGCACGTATATCGGCACCGACGCTCGCGAAGGAACGCGAGGAGCTCATCCACCGCATCCAGAAGGGCACCAGCGCGGCGGACACACAGCAAAAACGGGTGGACGCGACCCGGGACGCGGTCAGCAGAATGCAGCACGAGGCGCTGAAGACGCATGGCGGCGACAAGGTCGATCTGCTGGCCTTGTTGTCCGGTTCGACCGAAGTGACCGGCCCTGGCGTGAAACTGGTGGTGGACGACGCCAAGGATGCGGAGTCCACCGGGGGCGGCCCGCGGGAGAGCAGTGGTTTCTCCGACACCGGGCGGGTACGGGACAGGGACATGCAACGCGTTGTCAACGGCCTGTGGGAGTCGGGTGCGGAGGCCGTCTCCGTCAATGGACAGCGGCTTACGTCACTCTCGGCGATCAGGGCCGCGGGAGACGCCATACTGGTCGACAACAAGCCACTGGTACCGCCTTATACGGTGCTGGCGGTGGGGGACGGGCAACGGCTGAGCACCGCGTTCCAGACCAGCGCCGACGGTCAGTACCTGCGGGTGCTGCAGGAGAACTACGGCGTGCGCACCAAGATTTCGGCCGAGGGCGAGCTCACGCTGCCGCCCGCGCCCAGTTTGACCGTACGTACCGCAAAGCCGCAGGCCGGTGCCGCCAAGGCGGACGGCGCCGACATAGGGAAGGGCACATCGTGA
- a CDS encoding PTS sugar transporter subunit IIA, with protein MTTVTSPLAGRAIGLAAVPDPVFSGAMVGPGTAIDPVREPSEAVSPVDGVVVSLHPHAFVVVDGEGHGVLTHLGIDTVQLNGEGFELLVNKGDTVSRGQAVVRWNPAAVEEAGKSAVCPVVALEATPDSLGDVREDGEVKAGDTLFSWQ; from the coding sequence ATGACCACCGTGACGTCCCCTCTCGCAGGACGCGCCATCGGACTCGCGGCTGTGCCCGATCCGGTGTTCTCCGGAGCGATGGTGGGTCCGGGTACCGCCATCGACCCCGTGCGTGAGCCCTCCGAGGCTGTTTCGCCCGTGGACGGTGTGGTTGTTTCGCTGCACCCGCATGCGTTCGTCGTCGTCGACGGCGAAGGGCACGGGGTGCTGACGCACCTCGGTATCGACACCGTTCAGCTCAATGGCGAGGGCTTCGAGCTGCTCGTCAACAAGGGCGACACCGTTTCGCGTGGCCAGGCGGTCGTGCGCTGGAACCCGGCCGCGGTCGAGGAGGCCGGCAAGTCGGCGGTGTGCCCCGTTGTCGCGCTGGAGGCGACCCCCGACTCGCTCGGTGATGTGCGCGAGGACGGCGAAGTCAAGGCGGGCGACACCCTCTTCTCCTGGCAGTAA